In Erigeron canadensis isolate Cc75 chromosome 6, C_canadensis_v1, whole genome shotgun sequence, the following are encoded in one genomic region:
- the LOC122605891 gene encoding acyl-CoA C20 Delta5-desaturase-like, which produces MSTTITNVTSSRTKLKQTPKTFVATAAMTESPITSADHDTKSEVEKLREAGFWFRKWDMFDLSHLLLLIVKHTLAVCSPFVLTWGAFWVTVILSFFSGMGITLCYHRVLTHRSLKLPKWLEYFFAYCGLHAGQRDPIFWVSVHKYHHKYTDTERDPHSPLEGFWFSHIGWFHYNEYLAVKFGESKIAEYANVPELKAQWFYRFLHDTYVFQIALLGAILYMLGGFPWLAWGMGMRAVMVNHFTFFAASICHRWGERPWNTLDTSTNNWWVAMLTFGEGWHNNHHAFPYSARHGMEWWQFDATWELIKFLEMLGLAKDVKLPSEAEIKRQTKLCAENPKQSMIFN; this is translated from the exons ATGTCAACCACAATAACTAATGTAACATCATCACGTACCAAACTCAAACAAACACCAAAAACCTTTGTAGCTACGGCCGCTATGACTGAATCACCAATTACTAGTGCTGATCATGACACAAAATCGGAGGTGGAGAAGTTGAGGGAGGCCGGGTTTTGGTTCAGAAAATGGGACATGTTTGATTTGTCACACCTTTTGTTGCTCATTGTAAAGCATACCTTGGCTGTGTGCTCTCCTTTTGTGCTCACTTGGGGTGCTTTTTGGGTGACTGTCATCTTGTCTTTCTTTTCTGGAATGGGTATTACTCTTTGTTACCATAGGGTTCTTACTCACCGAAGCTTGAAGCTCCCGAAATGGCTAGAGTATTTCTTCGCTTATTGCGGTCTCCATGCAGgccag AGAGATCCAATATTTTGGGTGAGTGTACACAAGTACCATCACAAGTATACCGATACGGAAAGGGATCCCCATAGCCCACTTGAAGGTTTTTGGTTCAGTCATATCGGTTGGTTCCATTACAACGAGTATCTTGCTGTTAAG TTTGGAGAATCAAAGATTGCAGAATACGCGAACGTTCCAGAGTTGAAGGCGCAATGGTTCTATAGGTTTCTTCATGATACATATGTTTTCCAAATAGCTTTACTTGGAGCCATATTGTACATGCTTGGAGGCTTTCCTTGGCTAGCTTGGGGAATG GGCATGCGAGCCGTGATGGTTAACCACTTCACCTTTTTTGCGGCGTCTATATGTCATAGATGGGGTGAAAGGCCATGGAACACCCTTGATACCTCTACCAATAACTG gTGGGTGGCAATGCTAACTTTCGGAGAGGGATGGCATAACAATCACCATGCTTTTCCATACTCGGCACGTCATGGAATGGAATGGTGGCAATTCGATGCGACATGGGAGTTGATCAAGTTTCTAGAGATGCTTGGACTGGCAAAAGATGTGAAGTTGCCCTCTGAGGCTGAAATTAAAAGACAAACCAAATTGTGTGCCGAAAACCCCAAGCAATCGATGATTTTCAACTAg